One window of the Pseudofrankia sp. DC12 genome contains the following:
- the mltG gene encoding endolytic transglycosylase MltG, producing MNSYDDLDDGEPDYYGRPRRRGALTRLLVLLVVVAALLGGGIYAVGTLLPRIGGQAAEDYPGPGTGSVNVKVAFGDSSSDIAASLHKAGVIASTGAFLSIARSDPRSQRIQPGSYHLSRRMSAHEAFLALLDPANNYLRLTITEGETVQQVLRELSSRLGVPVAAYEAIVRSPAGKLDLPSYANGLVEGYLFPDTYQLDPQASPAETLQMFVGEFSDKAASLGLESGAARLGLSPAQVVIVASILEKEVKNPPEYPMAARVIYNRLADPKHFPTLGMDSTTRYAENNYEGPLTQSQLASNNPYNTREIQGLPPGPISNPGELALTSALNPSPGSWNYFVSMRNGQTKFATTKQEFEQLLAEYHEAGGTAGG from the coding sequence GTGAACTCGTACGACGATCTGGATGACGGTGAGCCGGACTACTACGGCCGGCCGCGCCGGCGCGGCGCGCTGACGAGGCTGCTGGTCCTGCTCGTCGTCGTCGCGGCCCTGCTCGGCGGCGGCATCTACGCCGTCGGCACGCTGCTTCCCCGGATCGGCGGTCAGGCCGCCGAGGACTATCCCGGCCCCGGCACGGGCTCGGTCAACGTCAAGGTGGCCTTCGGTGACAGCTCCAGCGATATCGCGGCCTCGCTGCACAAGGCCGGGGTGATCGCCAGTACGGGCGCCTTCCTGTCCATCGCCCGCAGCGACCCGCGGTCGCAGCGGATCCAGCCGGGTTCGTACCACCTGTCCAGGCGGATGAGCGCACACGAGGCGTTCCTCGCGCTGCTCGACCCGGCCAACAACTACCTGCGGTTGACGATCACCGAGGGCGAGACCGTCCAGCAGGTGCTCAGGGAGCTCTCCAGCCGGCTGGGGGTGCCGGTCGCGGCCTACGAGGCCATCGTGCGTAGCCCGGCCGGGAAGCTCGACCTGCCGAGCTACGCGAACGGCCTGGTCGAGGGCTACCTGTTCCCGGACACCTACCAGCTCGACCCGCAGGCGTCCCCGGCGGAGACCCTGCAGATGTTCGTCGGCGAGTTCTCGGACAAGGCGGCCAGCCTCGGCCTGGAGAGCGGGGCGGCCCGGCTCGGCCTCAGCCCGGCCCAGGTCGTCATCGTCGCGTCGATCCTGGAGAAGGAAGTCAAGAACCCGCCCGAGTACCCGATGGCGGCCAGGGTCATCTACAACCGGCTGGCCGACCCGAAGCACTTCCCGACCCTCGGGATGGACTCGACCACGCGGTACGCCGAGAACAACTACGAGGGCCCGCTCACCCAGAGCCAGCTCGCGTCGAACAACCCGTACAACACGCGCGAGATCCAGGGCCTCCCACCAGGGCCGATCTCGAACCCCGGCGAGCTGGCCCTGACCTCGGCGCTGAACCCGAGCCCGGGGTCGTGGAACTACTTCGTCTCGATGCGGAACGGCCAGACGAAGTTCGCGACCACCAAGCAGGAGTTCGAGCAGCTGCTCGCCGAGTACCACGAGGCCGGCGGGACCGCGGGCGGCTGA
- a CDS encoding shikimate dehydrogenase, with protein sequence MLGSPIGHSLSPVLHRAAYQALGLDDWSYTAIETDEAGLPGLLARVRSQPGWAGLSLTMPLKTAAVPLVDRLDASVEAVGALNTIVVEPGASLTGCNTDIAGIRYAVRQVLGVAAVPPVRPLLLGAGGTARAAVAALAAVGVRRVGVVARRAAAVVPLTAIGARLGIEAVALPWETVAGGLPRGVDLVVATTPAGVTDQLAEWAWPAGCPLVELLYHPWPTALAVTAYRAGARVGGGMVVLAAQAAEQVALFTGRPVRVDVLLAAGTRALTRRAALDALSPAKS encoded by the coding sequence GTGCTCGGATCGCCGATCGGGCATTCGCTGTCCCCGGTGCTGCACCGGGCCGCCTACCAGGCGCTCGGGCTGGACGACTGGTCCTACACGGCGATCGAGACGGACGAGGCGGGGCTGCCGGGCCTGCTGGCCCGGGTCCGGTCACAGCCGGGCTGGGCCGGCCTGTCCCTGACGATGCCGCTCAAGACCGCCGCGGTGCCGCTGGTAGACCGGCTCGACGCGAGTGTCGAGGCGGTCGGCGCACTGAACACGATCGTCGTCGAGCCGGGCGCCTCGCTCACCGGCTGCAACACCGACATCGCCGGGATCCGGTACGCCGTCCGCCAGGTGCTCGGGGTGGCCGCGGTGCCGCCGGTACGTCCGCTGCTGCTCGGCGCGGGCGGGACGGCGCGGGCCGCGGTCGCGGCGCTGGCCGCCGTCGGGGTGCGCCGGGTCGGGGTGGTCGCGCGTCGCGCCGCCGCGGTCGTCCCGCTGACGGCGATCGGTGCGCGGCTCGGGATCGAGGCCGTCGCGCTGCCCTGGGAGACCGTCGCCGGCGGCCTGCCGCGCGGGGTGGACCTCGTCGTGGCCACCACGCCGGCAGGGGTGACCGACCAGCTCGCCGAATGGGCCTGGCCCGCCGGCTGCCCGCTCGTCGAGCTGCTCTACCACCCCTGGCCGACGGCGCTCGCGGTCACCGCCTACCGCGCGGGCGCCCGCGTCGGTGGCGGGATGGTCGTGCTCGCGGCCCAGGCCGCCGAGCAGGTCGCTCTGTTCACCGGCCGGCCGGTGCGGGTCGACGTCCTGCTGGCCGCCGGGACCCGGGCGCTCACCCGTCGCGCGGCGCTCGACGCGCTCTCCCCGGCGAAGAGCTGA
- the mltG gene encoding endolytic transglycosylase MltG encodes MSEHWDLDNGVGGTAGYGNDPWAAHRTGARPVDPFAVGSPDDGADISVGGGPVPGGSPGGPTGAYPAAGGGYGADAFTVGDQSYAASGYPPAASPTAGSGPGYRDTTAAFFGAGTGAWPSDQAPEAPSGYDIPGPAVGAPYVGGPYLGDAAASGADGSAVAYTETSTGHHAALGYTDGGPGPAAPGYGASQAGYQQAGYPTGYLEPVQTGYLEPVGQTGYLEPVPQTGYQEAVHPTGYQDAAQQTGYQQGVGYPEAFGQQTQAGAYDYQTGRPQTGVNPSTGTFSTGGYQQAVPAVEQSGYQPAVEQSGYQQVVPAIEQTGGYGQAAALDQQAGYQAGYSSGAPAVTGGHAVMGGYATEQYLADPYPRTGGLARPALPAQPTAPGQDPSYAAAVPAGYPEASYPAAVDPAGYDASGQAGAFGTAAAFGTAGSATGVEAYPAADYPQGSGGYQAATARYSDGLRPAGTGPRRQADPPGPAAVSPPAAPPSEGTPRPARRGRRPTDRRTEALNFRIDPPEDLYGPADEDYADEPRGRFEQAPAAGQRRSRAGARSQNGRFAGEQDHLDSGLDDLDDGAQDPPKGAGPRFDRPRRDEHSERVQRRRRAAPKLVAMLLVLAVLLGGGIYAGGKMLGRMTGSKAIPDYPGPGSGSADVKVAQGATATDIAGALFAADVVKSRQSFITAAANDPNSRKIQPGTYRLKKQMTAVGALAALLDSGNSIYRFILAPGKTADFLITELSQRLGVPKQTYQDLLDHPDGKLDLPTYAHGRVEGYLLPSTYDLDPTATPAQTLNLFIDAFKAQAAKINLEAVAQQDGMTPDQIVTVASIIQMEVPRIDDGQKVARVIYNRLNDKTGKYQKLDMDSTTRYAVQKPTGALTQSDLNNPSPFNTRLHTGLPPGAIASPALWALTSALHPYTGPQGSDGQPWYYFVALPKSNVTIYASESEWPAAHARFVAEGGVG; translated from the coding sequence GTGAGCGAGCACTGGGACCTCGACAACGGTGTCGGGGGCACGGCCGGATACGGGAACGACCCGTGGGCCGCGCACCGCACGGGCGCACGCCCGGTAGACCCGTTCGCGGTCGGTTCGCCTGACGACGGGGCCGACATCTCCGTCGGCGGTGGCCCGGTTCCGGGCGGATCCCCCGGTGGCCCGACTGGCGCCTACCCGGCGGCCGGCGGCGGGTACGGCGCCGACGCGTTCACCGTCGGTGACCAGAGCTATGCCGCCAGCGGCTACCCCCCGGCCGCGTCGCCCACGGCCGGCTCGGGGCCGGGCTACCGTGACACCACGGCTGCCTTCTTCGGCGCGGGAACCGGGGCCTGGCCCAGCGACCAGGCGCCCGAGGCACCCAGCGGGTATGACATCCCCGGTCCGGCGGTCGGGGCACCCTATGTCGGCGGCCCCTACCTCGGTGACGCCGCGGCCAGCGGCGCCGACGGCAGCGCCGTCGCCTACACGGAGACCTCCACCGGGCACCACGCCGCGCTCGGCTACACCGACGGCGGCCCGGGACCGGCGGCGCCCGGCTACGGCGCGTCCCAGGCTGGCTACCAGCAGGCCGGCTACCCGACGGGTTACCTGGAGCCGGTCCAGACCGGTTACCTGGAGCCGGTCGGCCAGACCGGTTACCTGGAGCCGGTGCCCCAGACGGGGTATCAGGAGGCCGTGCACCCCACCGGCTATCAGGACGCGGCCCAGCAGACCGGCTACCAGCAGGGCGTCGGCTACCCGGAGGCCTTCGGGCAGCAGACGCAGGCCGGCGCCTACGACTATCAGACCGGTCGTCCGCAGACCGGGGTCAACCCGTCGACCGGCACGTTCTCGACCGGCGGCTACCAGCAGGCGGTTCCCGCCGTCGAACAGAGCGGGTACCAGCCGGCGGTCGAGCAGAGTGGCTACCAGCAGGTGGTGCCGGCCATCGAGCAGACCGGCGGCTACGGGCAGGCCGCTGCGCTCGACCAGCAGGCCGGTTACCAGGCCGGCTACTCGTCCGGGGCGCCGGCCGTGACTGGCGGTCACGCCGTAATGGGTGGCTACGCCACCGAGCAGTACCTCGCCGACCCGTACCCGCGGACCGGCGGCCTCGCCCGGCCCGCGCTTCCGGCGCAGCCGACGGCGCCCGGGCAGGACCCCAGCTACGCGGCCGCCGTCCCGGCCGGCTACCCCGAAGCGAGCTACCCGGCCGCGGTGGACCCGGCCGGTTACGACGCGAGTGGCCAGGCCGGCGCGTTCGGAACGGCCGCCGCGTTCGGAACGGCCGGCAGTGCCACCGGAGTCGAGGCCTACCCGGCCGCGGACTACCCGCAGGGCTCCGGCGGCTACCAGGCCGCGACGGCGCGCTACAGCGACGGGCTCAGGCCGGCTGGCACCGGGCCCCGTCGTCAGGCCGACCCCCCGGGCCCGGCCGCGGTCTCGCCGCCGGCGGCACCGCCGAGCGAGGGCACGCCCCGTCCGGCGCGCCGCGGGCGTCGTCCCACCGACCGGCGCACCGAGGCGCTGAACTTCCGGATCGACCCGCCCGAGGACCTGTACGGGCCGGCCGACGAGGACTACGCCGACGAGCCGCGTGGCCGGTTCGAGCAGGCCCCCGCGGCTGGCCAGCGCCGGAGCAGGGCCGGCGCGCGCAGCCAGAACGGCAGGTTCGCCGGCGAGCAGGACCACCTCGACAGCGGTCTGGACGACCTCGACGACGGTGCGCAGGACCCGCCGAAGGGCGCCGGCCCCCGGTTCGACCGGCCGCGGCGCGACGAGCACAGCGAGCGCGTCCAGCGCCGCCGCCGCGCGGCGCCGAAGCTGGTCGCGATGCTGCTGGTGCTCGCCGTGCTGCTCGGCGGGGGCATCTACGCCGGCGGCAAGATGCTCGGCCGGATGACCGGCTCCAAGGCGATTCCGGACTACCCGGGCCCGGGCTCCGGCAGCGCCGACGTGAAGGTCGCCCAAGGTGCGACCGCGACGGACATCGCCGGGGCGCTGTTCGCGGCCGACGTCGTGAAGAGCAGGCAGTCGTTCATCACGGCGGCGGCCAACGACCCGAACTCGAGGAAGATCCAGCCGGGCACCTACCGGCTGAAGAAGCAGATGACCGCGGTGGGGGCGCTCGCCGCGCTGCTGGACTCAGGCAACTCGATCTACCGGTTCATCCTGGCGCCGGGCAAGACGGCCGACTTCCTGATCACCGAGCTCTCTCAGCGGCTCGGTGTGCCGAAGCAGACCTACCAGGACCTCCTCGACCATCCGGACGGCAAGCTCGACCTGCCGACCTACGCGCACGGGCGCGTCGAGGGCTATCTGCTCCCGTCCACCTACGACCTCGACCCGACGGCGACCCCCGCGCAGACGCTGAACCTGTTCATCGACGCGTTCAAGGCGCAGGCCGCGAAGATCAACCTTGAGGCGGTCGCGCAGCAGGACGGGATGACGCCGGACCAGATCGTCACCGTCGCGTCCATCATCCAGATGGAGGTGCCGCGGATCGACGACGGGCAGAAGGTCGCCCGGGTGATCTACAACCGGCTCAACGACAAGACGGGCAAGTACCAGAAGCTCGACATGGACTCGACGACCCGGTACGCCGTGCAGAAGCCCACCGGGGCGCTCACCCAGAGCGACCTGAACAATCCCAGCCCGTTCAACACCCGACTGCACACCGGCCTGCCGCCGGGCGCCATCGCGAGCCCCGCCCTCTGGGCGCTGACCTCGGCCCTGCACCCGTACACCGGGCCGCAGGGGAGCGACGGGCAGCCGTGGTACTACTTCGTCGCGCTGCCGAAGTCCAACGTCACGATCTACGCCAGCGAGTCGGAATGGCCGGCGGCGCACGCCCGCTTCGTCGCCGAGGGCGGCGTTGGCTGA
- the ruvX gene encoding Holliday junction resolvase RuvX → MPAGVWLGVDVGTVRVGVSVSDPDGVLALPIGTLRRDVSDSGDLAQLAELVHERRAVAVVVGLPMTLSGEEGPAAQRIRQYAQLLSARVAPVPVRLIDERLTTAAAHRRMAERGLSSRARRGLVDQEAAVQILQHALDVRRAAPGAPAAGGSTEDR, encoded by the coding sequence CTGCCGGCGGGCGTGTGGCTCGGGGTCGACGTCGGCACGGTCCGGGTCGGGGTGTCGGTGAGTGACCCGGATGGGGTTCTCGCGCTACCGATAGGTACGCTTCGTCGCGACGTGTCAGACAGCGGCGATCTCGCGCAGCTGGCCGAGCTCGTACACGAACGGCGGGCGGTAGCGGTGGTGGTCGGTCTGCCCATGACCCTCTCCGGTGAGGAAGGCCCGGCGGCCCAGCGGATCCGCCAATACGCACAGTTGCTGTCCGCCCGCGTCGCCCCGGTTCCGGTCCGTCTCATCGACGAGCGGCTGACGACGGCGGCCGCGCATCGCAGAATGGCCGAGCGAGGGCTGAGCTCACGAGCCCGCCGCGGTCTCGTCGACCAGGAGGCAGCCGTGCAGATCCTGCAACACGCGCTGGACGTGCGGCGCGCCGCGCCGGGCGCGCCCGCCGCCGGCGGCTCGACGGAAGATCGGTGA
- the alaS gene encoding alanine--tRNA ligase — protein sequence METAEIRRRFLNHFEQRGHLVVPSASLIAEDPTLLLVNAGMVPFKPYFLGDLTPPAPRATSVQKCVRTVDIDNVGQTARHASFFQMCGNFSFGDYFKAEVIPWAFELLTEGYGFKPDDLWATVYLDDDEAEEIWKGLLPAERIQRRGKEDNYWSMGVPGPCGPCSEIYFDRGPAYGRDGGPEADENRYLEVWNLVFMQFERGEGAGYEFPILGDLPAKSIDTGMGLERMATLLQGVENLYEIDISRPVLDRAGELTGKSYGAQHGDDVRLRVIADHTRTAAMLIADGVVPSNEGRGYVLRRMLRRAVRNVRLLGGREPVMENLFGVVQSAMGPIYPELVDRAAAITSVAVGEELAFLETLRTGTTIFDVAVGKAKSAGAAQLAGEEAFQLHDTYGFPIDLTLEMAAEQGLTVDEAGFRRLMDRQRELAKADRAARRIGNVDLSVFRPILARSGPTSFTGYTELTRTATVVGLVSAVTGLGVPAAGQGEDVGVVIDTTPFYAESGGQEADLGRIVFDGGEVEIIDVQKPIPDLVLHRGKVVRGEIRLGAEVEVTVDADRRRAVSRSHTATHLVHSAFRRALGESATQAGSLNSPGRLRFDFHALGAIPAAVLADVEDEVNEVALRDLDVTAFVTTQDEARRIGAMALFGEKYGERVRVVDVGDYSRELCGGTHVARSAQLGAVKLLSESSISAGTRRVEGLVGLDAFRYLAREHLLVSQLSGLLKVRADELPDRVSDVVTRLRDAERELERLRAEAVLAGAAGLASSAVDVGGVALVAAEAPNGTSADDLRKLALDVRGRLTDRPAVVAAASADGDRAFLVVVTTEGARARGLKAGDLVKVATAELGGRGGGKPDVAQGGGGEIAGVGRALAKVRELVAASTGS from the coding sequence ATGGAAACGGCTGAGATCCGCCGGCGCTTTCTGAACCATTTCGAGCAGCGCGGCCACCTTGTTGTCCCGAGCGCGTCGTTGATCGCTGAGGATCCGACGCTGCTGCTGGTCAACGCGGGCATGGTGCCCTTCAAGCCCTACTTCCTCGGTGACCTGACTCCGCCCGCGCCACGGGCGACCAGCGTGCAGAAGTGCGTCCGGACCGTCGACATCGACAACGTCGGCCAGACCGCCCGGCACGCGTCGTTCTTCCAGATGTGCGGCAACTTCTCCTTCGGTGACTACTTCAAGGCCGAGGTCATCCCCTGGGCCTTCGAGCTGCTGACCGAGGGCTACGGCTTCAAGCCCGACGACCTGTGGGCGACGGTCTACCTCGACGACGACGAGGCCGAGGAGATCTGGAAGGGCCTGCTGCCCGCGGAGCGCATCCAGCGCCGCGGCAAGGAGGACAACTACTGGTCGATGGGCGTGCCCGGCCCGTGCGGGCCCTGCTCGGAGATCTACTTCGACCGCGGCCCGGCGTACGGCCGCGACGGCGGGCCCGAGGCGGACGAGAATCGTTACCTCGAGGTCTGGAACCTCGTCTTCATGCAGTTCGAGCGGGGCGAGGGCGCGGGCTACGAGTTCCCGATCCTCGGCGACCTGCCCGCGAAGAGCATCGACACCGGCATGGGCCTGGAGCGGATGGCGACTCTGCTGCAGGGCGTCGAGAACCTCTACGAGATCGACATCTCCCGCCCGGTGCTCGACCGCGCCGGCGAGCTGACCGGCAAGAGCTACGGCGCCCAGCACGGTGACGACGTCCGGCTGCGCGTGATCGCCGACCACACCCGCACCGCCGCGATGCTCATCGCCGACGGCGTCGTGCCCTCGAACGAGGGCCGCGGCTACGTGCTGCGCCGGATGCTGCGCCGCGCGGTCCGCAACGTCCGGCTGCTCGGCGGCCGCGAGCCGGTGATGGAGAACCTGTTCGGGGTCGTCCAGTCGGCGATGGGCCCGATCTACCCCGAGCTCGTCGACCGGGCGGCTGCGATCACGTCCGTCGCGGTCGGCGAGGAGCTGGCGTTCCTGGAGACGCTGCGCACCGGCACCACGATCTTCGATGTCGCGGTCGGTAAGGCGAAGTCCGCCGGCGCGGCCCAGCTGGCCGGCGAGGAGGCCTTCCAGCTGCACGACACCTACGGCTTCCCGATCGACCTGACCCTGGAGATGGCGGCCGAGCAGGGCCTGACCGTCGACGAGGCGGGCTTCCGCCGGCTGATGGACCGCCAGCGTGAGCTGGCCAAGGCCGACCGCGCCGCGCGCCGGATCGGCAACGTCGACCTGTCGGTGTTCCGCCCGATCCTGGCCCGCTCCGGCCCGACCAGCTTCACCGGCTACACCGAGCTGACCCGCACCGCGACCGTCGTCGGGCTGGTCTCGGCCGTCACGGGGCTGGGCGTGCCGGCGGCCGGGCAGGGCGAGGACGTCGGCGTCGTCATCGACACCACGCCGTTCTACGCCGAGTCCGGCGGCCAGGAGGCCGACCTGGGCCGGATCGTCTTCGACGGCGGCGAGGTCGAGATCATCGACGTGCAGAAGCCGATCCCGGACCTGGTGCTGCACCGCGGCAAGGTGGTGCGCGGCGAGATCCGGCTCGGCGCCGAGGTCGAGGTCACCGTCGACGCGGACCGCCGGCGCGCGGTCTCCCGCTCGCACACCGCGACCCACCTGGTCCACTCGGCGTTCCGCCGGGCGCTCGGCGAGTCCGCCACCCAGGCCGGCTCGCTGAACTCGCCGGGCCGGCTGCGCTTCGACTTCCACGCGCTCGGCGCGATCCCGGCGGCGGTGCTCGCCGACGTCGAGGACGAGGTCAACGAGGTCGCCCTGCGGGACCTCGACGTCACCGCCTTCGTGACCACGCAGGACGAGGCCCGTCGGATCGGCGCGATGGCGCTGTTCGGCGAGAAGTACGGCGAGCGGGTCCGCGTCGTCGACGTCGGCGACTACTCGCGTGAGCTGTGCGGCGGCACGCACGTCGCCCGCTCGGCGCAGCTCGGCGCCGTCAAGCTGCTCTCGGAGTCGTCGATCTCGGCCGGCACCCGGCGCGTCGAGGGCCTCGTCGGGCTGGACGCGTTCCGCTACCTGGCTCGTGAGCACCTGCTGGTCTCGCAGCTGTCCGGGCTGCTCAAGGTCCGCGCCGACGAGCTGCCCGACCGGGTCTCCGACGTCGTCACCCGGCTGCGCGACGCCGAGCGGGAGCTGGAGCGGCTGCGGGCCGAGGCGGTCCTCGCCGGCGCCGCTGGCCTGGCGAGCAGCGCCGTCGACGTGGGCGGTGTCGCGCTGGTGGCCGCGGAGGCGCCGAACGGCACGTCCGCCGACGACCTGCGCAAGCTCGCGCTCGACGTCCGCGGCCGGCTCACCGACCGCCCGGCGGTCGTCGCCGCCGCCAGTGCGGATGGCGATCGGGCCTTCCTCGTCGTGGTCACCACGGAGGGTGCGCGCGCGCGTGGCCTGAAGGCCGGCGACCTGGTGAAGGTCGCGACCGCTGAGCTCGGCGGCCGCGGTGGGGGCAAGCCGGACGTCGCGCAGGGCGGTGGCGGCGAGATCGCCGGCGTCGGCCGGGCGCTGGCCAAGGTCCGCGAGCTGGTCGCCGCGTCGACCGGCTCCTAG
- a CDS encoding DUF948 domain-containing protein — MSAGAMAGLIASGAFAVLVLFGCYALYKLGKIFDETAARVRQTGIAIDEGTARVRQAGATVDEVNVALAHVNKELDRIDAITENVQTITTNVSSMSSLFAATIGGPIVRVAAFSYGVRQAASKRARAEVSSRVEAEMKAEKTSARRARRATAPAQPTGTDVDEPVRGR; from the coding sequence ATGTCCGCTGGCGCGATGGCCGGCCTGATCGCGTCGGGTGCCTTCGCGGTGCTCGTCCTCTTCGGCTGCTACGCCCTCTACAAGCTGGGCAAGATCTTCGACGAGACCGCCGCCCGGGTCCGCCAGACCGGCATCGCCATCGACGAGGGCACCGCGCGGGTCCGCCAGGCCGGCGCGACCGTCGACGAGGTCAACGTCGCGCTCGCGCACGTGAACAAGGAGCTGGACCGGATCGACGCGATCACGGAGAACGTCCAGACGATCACCACCAACGTGTCGTCGATGTCGTCGCTGTTCGCGGCGACCATCGGCGGGCCGATCGTGCGGGTCGCGGCCTTCTCCTATGGCGTCCGCCAGGCGGCCTCGAAGCGGGCCCGCGCCGAGGTCAGCTCCCGGGTGGAGGCCGAGATGAAGGCGGAGAAGACGTCGGCCAGGCGGGCCCGGCGCGCGACGGCGCCGGCGCAGCCGACCGGCACCGACGTCGACGAGCCGGTCCGGGGCCGCTAG
- a CDS encoding replication-associated recombination protein A: protein MSLFDTVAPGPDASPPPAEPAGPLAPTGPLADRLRPRGLDELVGQRHLLGQGSPLRRLVEGGGTTSVVLWGPPGTGKTTLAHIVSQATGRRFRELSAVTAGVKDVRAVIDEAREALSSSRPNQSRRAVRDPGLFGEAAQPADGEAPADLRTVLFIDEVHRFTRTQQDALLPAVERGWITLVAATTENPSFSVVAPLLSRSLLFTLTPLTDGDIRALVRRALADPRGYGGRVRIADDALEHLVRLAGGDARRALTALEASAEAALAVAPTAAKPTPPAAEPAASDFAQPGPTTAGLAAGDVAVEGAARDAQPAAVDLALLEQSVNRAAVRYDRDGDQHYDVVSAFIKSMRGGDADAALHYLARMIEAGEDPRFIARRMIILASEDIGMADPGALGVAVSAAQALELVGLPEARLALAQAVIHLALAPKSNAVIRAMDAAAADVRAGKAGPVPGHLRDAHYQGARRLGHGDGYCYPHDYPEGVARQQYPPDELVGVDYYRPGDLGFERRAAARAAELRAVLRAPTPADAPGGPLDGARADGS, encoded by the coding sequence GTGAGCCTGTTCGACACGGTTGCTCCCGGCCCCGACGCCTCGCCGCCCCCTGCTGAGCCGGCCGGGCCGCTCGCGCCGACAGGCCCGCTCGCCGACCGGCTGCGGCCGCGGGGCCTCGACGAGCTCGTCGGCCAGCGCCACCTGCTCGGCCAGGGCAGCCCGCTGCGCCGCCTCGTCGAGGGCGGCGGGACCACCTCCGTCGTGCTGTGGGGACCGCCGGGCACCGGGAAGACCACGCTCGCGCACATCGTGTCGCAGGCGACCGGGCGGCGGTTCCGTGAGCTCTCGGCGGTCACGGCCGGCGTGAAGGACGTCCGGGCGGTGATCGACGAGGCGCGCGAGGCACTGTCGAGCAGCCGGCCGAACCAGTCGCGCCGGGCCGTCCGCGATCCCGGCCTGTTCGGGGAGGCGGCCCAGCCAGCCGATGGGGAGGCTCCCGCCGACCTGCGGACCGTCCTGTTCATCGACGAGGTGCACCGGTTCACCCGGACCCAGCAGGACGCGTTGCTGCCGGCGGTCGAGCGGGGCTGGATCACGCTGGTCGCCGCGACGACGGAGAACCCGTCGTTCTCGGTCGTGGCCCCGCTGCTGTCGCGCTCGCTGCTGTTCACGCTCACGCCGCTGACCGACGGCGACATCCGCGCCCTGGTCCGCCGGGCCCTGGCCGACCCGCGTGGGTACGGGGGCCGGGTGCGGATCGCGGACGACGCCCTGGAGCACCTGGTCCGTCTCGCCGGTGGCGACGCCCGCCGGGCGCTCACGGCGCTGGAGGCGAGCGCCGAGGCGGCGCTCGCCGTGGCGCCGACCGCGGCGAAGCCCACCCCACCGGCGGCCGAGCCGGCGGCGAGCGACTTCGCGCAGCCAGGTCCCACCACGGCCGGCCTGGCGGCCGGGGATGTGGCGGTGGAAGGCGCGGCGCGGGACGCACAACCGGCGGCGGTGGACCTCGCGCTGCTGGAACAGTCGGTCAACCGCGCCGCCGTCCGCTACGACCGGGACGGCGACCAGCACTACGACGTCGTCAGCGCCTTCATCAAGTCGATGCGCGGCGGCGATGCCGACGCCGCGCTGCACTACCTGGCCCGGATGATCGAGGCGGGGGAGGACCCGCGCTTCATCGCCCGCCGCATGATCATCCTGGCCAGCGAGGACATCGGCATGGCCGACCCGGGCGCCCTCGGGGTCGCCGTCTCCGCCGCGCAGGCGCTGGAGCTGGTCGGCCTGCCTGAGGCGAGGCTTGCCCTCGCCCAGGCTGTGATTCACCTCGCGCTGGCACCGAAGTCCAACGCGGTGATCCGGGCGATGGACGCCGCCGCCGCGGACGTGCGCGCCGGGAAGGCCGGGCCGGTGCCGGGGCACCTGCGCGACGCGCACTACCAGGGCGCCCGCAGGCTCGGCCACGGCGACGGCTACTGCTACCCACACGACTATCCCGAGGGCGTGGCCCGCCAGCAGTACCCGCCGGACGAGCTGGTCGGCGTCGACTACTACCGTCCGGGCGACCTCGGCTTCGAGCGCCGGGCCGCCGCCCGGGCGGCCGAGCTGCGCGCGGTGCTGCGGGCCCCGACGCCCGCTGACGCCCCGGGTGGGCCCCTTGACGGGGCTCGCGCGGACGGGTCCTGA